A region of the Salvia splendens isolate huo1 chromosome 11, SspV2, whole genome shotgun sequence genome:
GCGCAAAATATACAATATCATATTAATGTTGAAATTAAGTGTTCATCTACCAACTCTAATCGATTGCAATCAATGGCACCAATTCATTACCTATTATATTGATTGATTACCAGCATATACGTACTACCTCCGTTTGCCATTAATTGGTTTAAATTGATGCGATTcgcacgaattttaataaatgtaatagaaagtgaatggaaagttagtgaaatttgagtcatactttcatatattttattagttttataataaaatgtgaattatTGAAACATggaatttattattaaaatcagTACCAAATAAATAACACAATTAGTTAATCACAAGAAAGAACTTGATACTATATTTAATCGCTGCTGACGGAGAGGGAGTATTTAGTTAGGAAGAATAAAGTTTCACTTTTACATATCAAAGGCTACAGTCTAACATGTTTATTTTTGTGATGCACATGATAACTATTAAGTTGGAGACATTTATAAGTgttagtaattaaaaaaaaaaagaagaagaaatgatgACACTATTGATATAATTTACTGCACCGGTTATAGACTTACCTAAATTGCTTAACCAAATCAAGATTTTACTACATTGAAGATTGTATTTAACAAAGATAATTACCATGCAAGTGCTGATAAAGTGATATTTATGTAATGGGTTGATGTTTGCTACATCAACATGGGCCTAAATCCCTCAAGCTTTTTTAATGAGGGTcgaaaatatttcaaatttattatttataataaattaaaattgttctGAACTTTAGTTTGCATTTCAAAAGGAAATATATTTGTTTACACATTAACTCCTTAGGATCAAATGACTCTTGGTCCAATAGGTGAATTATCTCACATAAAAAtgtgaaatataaaaataataactgAACCTAGCTAGAGAGTTTGATTAGTCTCTCTTTCACGTAGCGGACACACTTTAATGAATTAGACCGTACCTAACTGAACCTTGTAAAATCTAGAATACTACCAGAGAATTTCATGTTTCAGCCGAATGCAGTACATCGAAGGGGACGAATGACTCACATATGAGCGGACATGCACGATACATACATAGTGTTGAAATATGTgaatatatagtactagtacaaACTACAAAATGAAAAACTAAATAGCCACAATATATCGCATGATGAAGTAtaaacacttttttttatgataagCAAACGCTCAAGCCACAAAATGGCGAGCTACAAAAAAGGAAAGCCAAAAGGCAAAGCTGCCAAAAAAATGAAACCCTCTACCTCACAGAAAAGGATCCAAAACAAGCAAAAAAACGACCTAAAAAAGCAGCCACACCAAAGATATAAACACTTGCGCGATACATCCAATAAGATTTTAACTGCACTTATATTAGAAACTAAAAACTATACAATTTTCATTAATTctatttaaactaattaacatctgtattttttattttatttttggtatatgAGTGGTTCCATTgggataaaataaataattaaatttgatttttatattagtttgatttggaaattggaatgaagtgtaGTCATTATCTAATTCTAGCCATTGTGGGTAGATCAAGAAAGTAATAATGCAAATGATTCGAAGACCAAAACCAAACGTGCAGGCCATTGTAGAATATTCTCCTCCCAACAACCACTGATTTTCTTTGCTTACTTCATCTTACCATTAATCTATGGTTTCAAAATCTAAGATTTTGGTAGCTCAATATccttttataataataatattgctAGTGTCCCATAAATTTATTCATGCATTTGCATGTTTTTTTAATGTCTAACGTCATTTTATTAAACCAAGATCGTGCGTTGGTTGTATCGCTGATCTGGCGacatcaataataataataataataaaaataatttagagTGAAATAATCATGATATATTTATATGATCTTACATTTATTACTATAATAATTTTACAATCAGGATGTTTTTTAGTCATTAATTGGTTATATTTGGCCTACAATTGAAGTAATCATTAAATTTCTTAGTTGAGAATTGAATTTTGCCTGCTAATTCACAACCATAAAACTTCTTAGTCGTTTTCTTTTGTTAGGAattgttttaattattataataatcgAATGCATATATACTTTGAGTGATATTAACTCATAACTTAAGTATTCCTTCCACCTCCATACATTCTATTACTGTGCAATGTAATTCATTTAGTGAGATATGTATATAGTTTTGTTTATATTACGATCGAAATACTCGTCTAGATACTCAAGCCGGACATAACAAATTATATATAGCATGATCACGCAATAGTACTATGTCTTGAAaactatatttaataaattcCTATTAATGTCATAAATTCTTGTAGCTTGTGGATTTCTGATGGAATATTTCCTTGTGCTTTATTATGTATACATTATAATTTTGATAAGAATATTAGGACTTCAATATTGTTTCTTGGTCCATTTGATAGCTTAAAAACAAGGTAATTTTCAAAAGATGTTGAGAAAATCTTATTCTTTGGAGGTAAGGATCATGGATTAAAGCTTGTTGTCCGAATTTTCCATTTCTACTGAGTCAAGTGAGTAAGGAGCTGCCCAAAGTCAGAAGATGGCCAGGAAAAATCGATAAACCATCACTTTGTTGCTAAGGTGACTCTTCATTGTACTCTTGCCTTCTGATTCGCTATTTGAGCGCGGGTTGTTGGATGTTTGGGTGTTGCATATATATATGTTGTCTCTTATAATCCGGTCTTGTTAATTTGAGTGTCTTTTGATTTCGCCATAGTTTTTTATTCTGATTGTTGTTTTTtgtttacttaactcacttcgGTCTTCTTTATTTCACTTTCTCATGAAAAAACAATAGCCTACCCGATCTCCGTTAACCCTAAGACATAAATGTAGAGATATTTCGCTTTTGgcaaatattaatattgatactaattcaaaataaaattcgCTCTCTTAGATTTTTTTGTTACAACCTCAATAGTCCGGACCTTTGGTCGATATTAATCATATTATCGATAGTTATAGTTCGGAAAACAATTAAACTGCTCAACATGCATTATTTtaacaaatatttttaattaagttaTTCTAGTTTATATAATTCCAATCAATAAATTACACAATTTTGGAATCTCCAAAAGTAGAATAAACGACTAACTTCATGGGAATGATGGGGTATTTGTTTTATAGTTTGAACCATCTAGACATTACAATATAGAAACTAATTGAGAGAACTCATTAATATTGTTTGTAtaatacaaatataaaattgtTAATAGTGTTTACAATTACCAATGTTGACAATGATGTAATCCTATATAAAAATGATTTCGACGCGTATTTGAAATCGAAGCAAGAAAATCGGCGAAAATCTTGGGGGTCTAATGTTTGAGGGAATTAGCAACTCGATTTcgtttcttcttttttattatcATTGCTTTTTTCCCTACTTTTTTTTATGGGTTTTGCCTTGATAAATTAGTTGACCATTTTTGCCCTTTTTTCAGTGTGATTGAAGGTCGTCTTTATCCTATGTTTGTTGTCTTGCGATGTTTGATTTTTCATGGATTCAAAATTCGACTTGATAGAATATTTCCATTCAATTACTTAATATATTTTCTACTTCAATGTAATGTTAAATGGTGAATAATTCATGAATTTGAAATGGTGATTTAGGTGAAACCAGCTGACTCGAATATTACAGCGGACTTGAATATGAGATCTTTAGCTTCAGACATTAACTACTCTATCACTAAATCAATATGCACATATATAATGATTAGAATTTTAGTTTTACCATATATATAGTTTGATGATTTAGGATAAACCTTCCAATTCAACGTTTGTGGGATGTAATAATAAGCTCAATAGTAATCATATTTGCTATGCTAACATATgaagtactactactaatgTCTAATAGTCGACCAGGTTCAGTGAATCAGCCAatagaaatgtgaagaaataaaataatctcaGTGGATATGGCGCCATTAATGGAATCCCTCGTACTATTGTATTGCAtcacaaaatcaaaatatttttggctcgttattattataatttcagTGTTTACTTTGaattatatgaaaaataattagaaaaatattTAGATTATGTTCTCTATTATTAATTCTGATGAATTTATCATTTAAGTTATTGATCACTTTTTTTATCATCCAACGTTAATTCAGAAACAGAATAATGAATTGGCTTTTTGAATTTCTCGATATAAGTGTCAGAACAACGCTGTTTGGAGATCTATccgaaaattaaaattataacaaaatcCGAGAAAATTCTTTCATTCTCAATTATCCAAGCAAGAACTTTATGTAAgagtttaagagcatccacaaccgtactcttaccagcggcacggttgtgggcccgggcggtactattcatgcctgctctctgtcaagagcacaacacccacaactgtgctcttccgcaaggacgagcacaattaatataaaattcaattacacaaaaacattttcataatactaaaattcattaaaaaaaccacaataaaaataacaaattacaaataaaataaaaagacataattaaaatcctaaaaattaaaaattacataattaaaatactaaaaattaaaaattacataattaaactcctaaaaattaaaaattacataattattggctaatataacccgaggaagactacgcatccggcggcaccaaccccaattgtttttggatatgagagattgatgatgagaatggatatgagagattgatgatgagaattgtgtagtgaaagtgtgaattttttggagtgaaattgagggtatttatagatgaaagtgtgtatttttggggaaaaatggttataaacggatataattttttggggaagtgaaaaattttttttttattttttatcgatttttttaataaaaatccgatttttaaaaaaaaataaaaaaatgtttgaaaccaacggctatgccgttggcgaatcagagaccgccacgtgtgcgtccgctggcacggacgtgctcgatacatcgagcagcgccgtgccagcggcgcggttgcagcggtggcggtccttcgccttgccgctggcacggacggcggtggcgccaaccgccaccgctgcggatgctctaagcacCAAAAGAAGAATTGAGATTTTTTCTGATCGGAGATCAGAGTGTTTTTCCTTGGAGATGGGAAATCTCGAAATGCAAGAACCTTCTCCAATTGGAAAAATATCTTCATTTTGATTCTTGGCATGCTTAAAATGAAAATGTGCTTTTGAAACATTTTCGAGCAATGCTAAAAGATTACAGTGACAAAATAGGACTCTTTCTTAGGGAATAAACTATGATGGATAAACCTTAGCTATGCAAGCTCTATGTGATGATGACTCCAATCTAAAACTTATTAGATGAATGAGAAGTGTCTTATCGATTAAATTGTACTTCATTGTCTATTAGGGATGATGCAATCATTATAttgtttaaataaaataaatggtaGTATATTTCTCGGAACCCTCCAATCATGGCAGATATCCAAGAGTATTAACGTTAATGATAAtgcaaaatttctatttttcaataAGCTTATTTTCTATTTAGGTTTGAAGGATTGGAGACAGAAGCTAAGTATAAAATGATTATGTCTGCTCATAGCTTTCTTAGTTATTATATATCAGTCTCACACCCCCACGATCACTTCTCATCTGCctaatatatttatgtataatttTCTTTGGATTAATCATGACCAGAATTGTTTAATATTTTAGACAAAGACTTGCACGTTGTGTGCCAGGTGTCGCTCCAATAACCCCAATCCGAACAttatattttggttaaatttcTTGCCATcaacaataattaaatattaaccATATGTCACTCAGTTACTCATTTGATTAAAAGATGCTAGTCCCTTGAATCACAGTTTTTAGTTAAATTCTAATAAATCATATAGTAaaagtttaaaaataaaatattaaatcatatatttttaatttctcaaTAAAAATATCTTTGATGATGCTGAAATGAAGttgtttaattaaaataagaaaggaactgcgaagaaaataatttaaaacttATTTGATTCAATTAACGTTATTTTTAAGTATTATCAGAAGACGTCGTTGTGTATACTGGTGGACTGtgaaaaataaagtgtgacTTTATTACCgagtaatataatattaattttcattccCGCTTTGAGCTTAATCTGTTGTTTTAAGTGCCCCAAAGGTTGCATATTATTAATTATCTTCATTATTTGCTTGAATCAGTCCTCTATGAGTTGTCACATATTTAATTcttcaattcttttttttatgtcaCTATTTAACTAAGATATTTAAATATTGGTATTATCGTTTACATACCTCACCAATAATTGGATAGCtacaactatatataaataCCTGTACTAGTTTGTGATCAACACAAGGCAGTTTGCAATTAACAATTCTCATATTCATTTTCCTGACTTGAAAACACAAGAATTAATATGGAATACGAAATGCCTCAAGTAGAGTGGAACGGAGTGATGTGCTCAGACGAGGAGGCCGAGTTCATGTCGCAGCTCCTAGGGAACTTCACTCTCCCGAATGAGTTCCCGGCCACTTTTCCGGCCAGCCGGGGCATTGATGAGGCCACAATGTGTTCATTATCACAAGGGAGTAGTAGTGGTTTTAGTAGTGGCTTTGATCACTTCCCCTTCTCCAATCTCTCTCCACACACACCTACTTCTCTCCCTAACAACAATTTGATCACATTAATGGATTACTGCACCAACGATTTCTTGAACCGGGACGACAGCTCACAGTCGTCTAAACACGAACAAACGATGAAGGTCGAGGAGAAGATTAGCCACTCCAAGAAAAGATCTCGTGTCCCTTGTCAAGTAAGTAGTGCTAGGTTCAAAACATAATTTTtgcactaatttttttaaattgaattttattttcttacatTTGATGCAATGGCAGATTCCAAGGAGCAACAAGAGCATGAAATGCAGCAATGAAGATAACCCTAACATTAGCAGCAATGCAGTGGTTTGTAGAAAGCAGCAGTCCTCGAGCAGCTGCTGCTCAGAAGATGAGTCGAATGAGGTCATTGGGACGACTTCCTGCTCCGGTTCCAAGGGCGGGCGGGCTCCCAATCCCAGTGGCAAAACACGTGCCAGTAGGGGTTCGGCTACCGATCCACAGAGCCTCTATGCAAGGGTATACATTCTCAAGTgaactaataaaatattatttttcctatcataaagaaaaaaaatagtcatTGCGACGTAAAAAAAGGATAAAATTAAACGTTCTAGCGATTTTACCCTTGCTATTATAGTAAACGCAACTAATCacgaaatttcaaatttattcaaattttatgcAAAAAGTTATGCACACACTATTAGTGATTTGAATCgcctaaaaatatattttttataaaatatagaaaatacagCTCGTACCAATATTTTTTCCTGGATTCGTTCCTGTGTTAAAACGTACATTGATTTACTCGTGcagaaaagaagagagagaatcaACGAGAGGCTCAGAATCTTGCAAACCCTAGTCCCCAATGGAACAAAAGTAAGCATTGCacaaatacaatttcatatatatgtaaatataaCTCTTTTTTCCCAAGGAAATGAGGCTAAAAGAAATTCCGATTTATGATCTTAGGTTGACATCAGCACGATGCTGGAAGAGGCTGTCGAGTACGTGAAGTTCTTGCAACTCCAGATTAAGGTATTTGCGAAACCCTAATTTTATCAATCTAAAACGACGAAGTTTTGTTTGGATTTGTAAGTTGTAACACTTTCGGTTTATGCAGCTGTTGAGCTCCGATGATCAATGGATGTATGCTCCGATTGCCTACAATGGCATGGACATTGGACTCAATTTGAGACAACAATCTTCGTGAAGAAAACATATCAAAAtctttgatgttttttttttctttttattgcaTGAAGATTAAATAATTAGTGCATAACATAAA
Encoded here:
- the LOC121754815 gene encoding transcription factor bHLH84-like; this encodes MPQVEWNGVMCSDEEAEFMSQLLGNFTLPNEFPATFPASRGIDEATMCSLSQGSSSGFSSGFDHFPFSNLSPHTPTSLPNNNLITLMDYCTNDFLNRDDSSQSSKHEQTMKVEEKISHSKKRSRVPCQIPRSNKSMKCSNEDNPNISSNAVVCRKQQSSSSCCSEDESNEVIGTTSCSGSKGGRAPNPSGKTRASRGSATDPQSLYARKRRERINERLRILQTLVPNGTKVDISTMLEEAVEYVKFLQLQIKLLSSDDQWMYAPIAYNGMDIGLNLRQQSS